Proteins encoded within one genomic window of Rhododendron vialii isolate Sample 1 chromosome 1a, ASM3025357v1:
- the LOC131324255 gene encoding UDP-glycosyltransferase 86A2-like gives MEETHQKPHAIFIPYPLQGHVIPSVHLAIKLASRGFTITFINTHFIHRQITASSSAADIFATVRDSGLDIRYATMSDGLPVEFDRSLNHDQFMAALLHVFSAHAEAAVAEVVRSGTTPAPSCLIADTFYVWPSKVAKKFGLKYVSYWTEPALVFTLYYHMGLLRLNGHFGCLEAREDAIDYIPGVQSINPTDTTSYLQESDGSSVCHQINSKAFEDVKGADFVLCNTVQELELDTISALKTKMPFYSIGPIFPTGFTKSLVPTSLWSESDCTQWLDTKPRGSVLYVSFGSYAHVTHNDLVEIATGLLLSGVSFVWVLRADIVSSEDPDPLPEGFREELGDRSMIIPWCCQIQVLAHSSIGGFLTHCGWNSVLESMWCEVPMLCFPLYTDQFTNRKLVVDDWKIGINLCDKKRIMRAEVSQKVGRLMSDKTGDKYRSAIKDVKKGLENALRPDGSSEMNLDQFIKDLKFSIQKKSGGTLDQNKDRLSNGT, from the exons aTGGAGGAAACGCACCAAAAACCGCATGCAATCTTCATACCCTACCCTCTCCAAGGCCACGTTATCCCATCCGTTCACCTGGCAATCAAGCTAGCATCAAGAGGCTTCACCATCACATTCATCAACACCCACTTCATCCACCGCCAAATCACCGCATCCTCCTCGGCCGCCGACATCTTCGCCACCGTCCGCGACTCCGGCCTCGACATCCGCTACGCCACCATGAGCGATGGCCTGCCGGTGGAGTTCGACCGGTCGCTCAACCACGACCAGTTCATGGCCGCCCTTCTGCACGTGTTCTCGGCCCACGCGGAGGCTGCGGTAGCGGAGGTAGTGAGGTCGGGGACGACGCCGGCGCCGAGTTGCTTGATCGCGGATACGTTCTATGTTTGGCCGTCGAAGGTGGCGAAGAAGTTTGGTTTGAAGTATGTGTCTTATTGGACGGAGCCTGCATTGGTTTTTACTCTCTATTATCATATGGGCCTTCTGAGGCTAAATGGCCACTTTGGTTGTCTTG AAGCCAGAGAGGACGCCATAGATTACATACCGGGGGTCCAATCCATCAATCCAACGGACACGACATCGTACCTCCAGGAATCAGACGGTTCATCGGTGTGCCACCAGATCAATTCCAAGGCATTCGAAGACGTCAAGGGTGCAGATTTCGTTCTGTGCAACACAGTAcaagagctcgagctcgacacCATATCAGCTttaaagacaaaaatgcccttctACTCAATAGGCCCGATTTTCCCGACCGGGTTCACCAAAAGCCTCGTGCCCACGAGCCTGTGGTCCGAGTCGGACTGCACCCAGTGGCTCGACACCAAGCCTCGTGGCTCTGTTTTGTACGTCTCCTTTGGCAGTTATGCCCATGTCACACACAATGATCTAGTAGAAATAGCAACCGGGCTTTTGCTCAGCGGAGTGAGTTTTGTTTGGGTGCTTCGCGCGGATATCGTGAGCTCCGAGGACCCCGATCCTCTGCCCGAGGGATTCAGGGAGGAACTCGGCGACCGTTCGATGATCATACCTTGGTGCTGCCAGATACAAGTCCTGGCACATTCGTCCATAGGGGGGTTCTTGACCCATTGCGGATGGAACTCGGTACTGGAGAGCATGTGGTGCGAGGTTCCAATGCTGTGTTTTCCCCTGTATACCGATCAATTCACGAACCGAAAATTGGTGGTTGATGATTGGAAGATTGGGATTAACCTTTGCGATAAGAAGCGGATCATGAGGGCGGAAGTTTCGCAAAAGGTTGGCCGTCTGATGAGCGACAAAACCGGAGATAAGTATAGGAGTGCGATCAAGGATGTGAAAAAGGGATTGGAAAATGCATTGAGACCCGATGGATCATCCGAAATGAATCTTGATCAGTTCATCAAAGATCTGAAGTTCAGCATCCAGAAGAAGAGTGGGGGCACATTGGATCAAAACAAAGACCGGTTATCTAATGGAACTTAA